DNA from Verrucomicrobiia bacterium:
GTGCTGGGAATGGCCAGGGCCACGATGCCGGACTCGCGCCAGCCGAGCACCAGAAGGATGAGCAGGGAGACACTGACCACGGCAATGGCCATGTGGAAGAGCAGCTCGTTGGATTTTTCGGCGGCGGTTTCGCCATAGTGGCGGGTGATGCTGACGGTGACATCGGCGGGCAGCACGGTGCCCTTCAGGGTGTCCACTTTGCGCAGGACTTCCCGGGCCACGTCAATGGCGTTGGCGCCGGGGCGTTTGGCCACCGTCAACGTGACGGCGGGCTCCTCGTTGCCCAGCACTCCCTGGGCGGCGCCGCGGCCAAAGAAGACGTACTGGGAAGGCTCCTCCGGGCCGTCCAGGATTTGGGCCACCTCCCGCAGATAGACGGGGCGGCCGTGAAACACGCCCACCACGATCTGGCCCACCTCCTCGGCGCTGGTGAGGAAGCCGCCGGTTTCGATGGCGATTTCGCGGTTGTCGCTGGTCAGGCCGCCCGCGGCGTACTGGCGGTTGGCCTGTTGGAGCATGGGGATGAGGCCGGCGGGGCTGAGATTGCGCGAGGCCAGCTTGACGGGGTCGAGCTGGACGCGCACCTGGCGGCGGGCGCCGCCGATGAGCATGGTTTCGGCCACCAGCGGCACCTGCTTGACGGCATCGTCCACCTGGGCGGCCAGGCGGCGGAGGGTGAGGTGATCATGATGGGGGCTGTGGAGCGTGAGGGCCAGGATGGGGACATCGTCAATGCTTTTGGGTTTGATGAGGGGATGGGAGACGCCGTGGGGGATGCGGTCAAAGTTTTGCTGCAACTTCTGGTTCAGCTTGACCAGGCTGTCTTCGATGTCTTCGCCCACCTTGAAGCGGACGATGACCAGGCTCTCGCCGGGGCGGGAGATGGAGTAGATGTATTCCACGCCGGTGATTTCCCAGAGGAGCTTTTCCATGGGGCGGGTGACGCGCTCCTCCAGCTCCTTGGCGCTGGAGCCGGGCATGGAGACCAGCACGTCCACCATGGGCACCTTGATTTGCGGCTCCTCCTCGCGCGGCAGCTTGAGCACGGCGCCCACGCCCAGCAGGATGGAAGTGAGGATGATGAGCGGGGTGAGCTTGGAATCAATAAACGCCCGGGCAATGGTGCCCGCCACGCCGAGGTGGGCGGGGGGTTCGATGCCGGAGTTGGGGTTGGGTGAGGCCATGGCTCAACAAGTTTGCAAATGTGGGAGTTGGGGGCGGCGCGGCTAGCGCACGGTCAGCGGTTGCCCGTCCACCAGTTGCAGCGCGCCCTCCACCACCACCAGTTCATTGGTGCGGACGCCGGATACCAGCTCCACTTCGCCGTCCAGGCGCTTGCCGGTTTTGACCAGGCGGAGCTGGGCCTTGCCGTCTGCGGCCACGAAGACCATTTCCATCTGGCCGCGCACGAGCAACGCGGAGGCGGGCACGCGCAGGGTGGTGGTCTGTCCCACCGGCACGGCGGCCCGGCCGAATAAACCGGAGCGCAGGCCCGGCACGGGCGGCAGGTCCAGTTTGACGCGGAAGGTGCGGCTGCCGGGGTCGGCCACGGGGTCCATTTCGCCCACCACCCCTTCAAGGGGGTGGGCGAGGGTGGAGATGCTGACGCGCAGGCGGTCGCCCAGTTTGACGCGGTCAATGAGGGCCTCGGGGACATCGGCTTCCAGGCGCAGGACGTTGGGGTCTTCCATTTCCAGCAGCGGGGTGCCGGGGGCGGCCAGGTCGCCGACGTCGGAGAGTTTGCGGGTGATGAGGCCGTTGAAAGGCGCGGTGACCCGGGCGTAACCGAGCTGGGTTTCAATTTCCTTGACGTTGGCGGCGGCCACCTCCGCCTGCATGATGGCGCGATCCAGTTCGGCCTGGGGGGCCGTGCCGTCGGCGACCAGGCGTTGGAAGCGCTTGAGGTCCGCCTCGGCCTGCACGCGGACGGCCTGGGCCTGGAGGAGACGGGCCTGGATTTCGCGGGCGTCAATGCGGGCCAGGAGTTGTCCCTGGGTGACCGTGTGGCCGGGGGCGACGAGCAGCTCTTCCACGCGGCCGGTGATTTTGGGCGAGATGGTGGCGCGGAGTTTGGGACGGACGGTCCCGACGACTTCCTCCGTGGCGACGTACACTCGTCCGGCCACCGGCTGCACCTTGACGGTGGCGGCGGGGAGGGTGCCCGGCGGGGGAGGAGGAGGTTGATGGCATCCGGCCATGACGAGCAGGATCAAGCCTGCGCCCGTGCTGAGCAACAAAGTCCTCATAAACCCTTCTAAGAATCCCATAACTGTGGCCTATTGGTCATTGAGTAGCACCGCGATTAAAACATTTTCTTCCAGCCTTGAAAACACCGATCTCCCGGGCAGCCGCCGCGCCGGGTGGTGCAACGGCCGGGCTCTACGGCGCACGGCGCCGGCGGGCGGGGCCGGCTATTTACGGGCGGACAGGTAGAACACCAGGCCCATGATGGCCCCGTAGATGGCCCCTCGCCACCAGGTGGAGGTCAGGGGGCAGGCGCCGGAGGTGCACTGGCCAAAGTAGCCCATGGCGGCGCCCAGGCCCGCCCCGATGCCGATGCTCAAGACGGCTTGCAGCATGAGCCACCCTTTCCAATGCCCAGTTTTTTGAAAATGTTTTCCGCCGGGCAAAAGCCGGTGAAGGCGCTTTGGATGAGGTTTAATCCCACAAATGCCGTCAAGGCATGCCCCCAGGGCGTGACCCAGTGAGCCAGGGCTGTGCCGATGAGCACCATGGTGCCCGCCAAAATCCGAATGGCATTTTCCGTGGTCATAGCTGTCCCTCCGCGTTTGATGTGTTCCGCTTCAACGTCAGGCCGTCCGCACGGCCGCCGCCTCGCGCAGCCATTGCGCCAGGTATTGGGGCGGCATGAAGCCTTCCACCTGGTCCACCGGTTTGCCGTCGCGGAAGAGTATCAGGGTGGGCACGCCGGTGATGCGGAAACGGGCGGCGGTCATCGGCGCTTCATCCACGTTGACCTTGGCAAATTGAATTTCCCCCCCCATTTGGGCCGCCAACTGCTCGAGCACAGGCGCGAGCATGCGGCAGGGGCCGCACCAGGTGGCGTAGAAGTCCACCAGCACCGGCAGCGTGGCGGCCTGGAGGGTGCGTTCAAAATTCGTGTCGTTCAAT
Protein-coding regions in this window:
- a CDS encoding DUF2892 domain-containing protein: MTTENAIRILAGTMVLIGTALAHWVTPWGHALTAFVGLNLIQSAFTGFCPAENIFKKLGIGKGGSCCKPS
- the trxA gene encoding thioredoxin — translated: MKNIMALNDTNFERTLQAATLPVLVDFYATWCGPCRMLAPVLEQLAAQMGGEIQFAKVNVDEAPMTAARFRITGVPTLILFRDGKPVDQVEGFMPPQYLAQWLREAAAVRTA
- a CDS encoding DUF6132 family protein, with the translated sequence MLQAVLSIGIGAGLGAAMGYFGQCTSGACPLTSTWWRGAIYGAIMGLVFYLSARK
- a CDS encoding efflux RND transporter periplasmic adaptor subunit, with protein sequence MRTLLLSTGAGLILLVMAGCHQPPPPPPGTLPAATVKVQPVAGRVYVATEEVVGTVRPKLRATISPKITGRVEELLVAPGHTVTQGQLLARIDAREIQARLLQAQAVRVQAEADLKRFQRLVADGTAPQAELDRAIMQAEVAAANVKEIETQLGYARVTAPFNGLITRKLSDVGDLAAPGTPLLEMEDPNVLRLEADVPEALIDRVKLGDRLRVSISTLAHPLEGVVGEMDPVADPGSRTFRVKLDLPPVPGLRSGLFGRAAVPVGQTTTLRVPASALLVRGQMEMVFVAADGKAQLRLVKTGKRLDGEVELVSGVRTNELVVVEGALQLVDGQPLTVR